A single genomic interval of Drosophila albomicans strain 15112-1751.03 unplaced genomic scaffold, ASM965048v2 ctg28_pilon, whole genome shotgun sequence harbors:
- the LOC127566327 gene encoding uncharacterized protein LOC127566327 yields the protein MDTYCVSEKKRFIFAKRLLTGSARSFMIETAALTWPVLRAELIAVFDLRVTVFDIFKQLEARKKSKNESALQYFFVMCSIARQVEVATEDIIRFVVEGLGDNSGAASAMAYCESLDELRTKITIYDKIKKVPVQPSKGEEQPKMMKPQVRANYMQDPEAIRCYNCRGMGHLARDCRQPKRPDGACFKCYSVDHKYQQCPKRKTTTMVAAVLDDKGSGSEELAAVQALEI from the coding sequence ATGGATACATACTGCGTGTCGGAGAAAAAACGTTTCATTTTCGCCAAACGTTTGTTGACAGGATCGGCCAGATCATTCATGATTGAGACGGCTGCTCTCACTTGGCCGGTACTGCGAGCGGAGTTGATAGCTGTGTTCGATCTCAGGGTCACCGTGTTCGACATCTTCAAGCAATTAGAAGCCAGAAAGAAGTCGAAGAATGAGAGCGCCctacaatattttttcgtCATGTGCAGCATTGCGCGACAAGTCGAGGTGGCAACGGAGGATATAATTCGATTCGTCGTTGAAGGCTTAGGAGACAATTCGGGAGCTGCGTCGGCAATGGCTTATTGCGAATCGTTGGATGAGCTGCGCACAAAAATTACGatttatgacaaaataaaGAAGGTGCCCGTCCAGCCGTCAAAAGGAGAGGAGCAGCCTAAGATGATGAAGCCTCAAGTTCGTGCCAATTATATGCAGGATCCTGAAGCTATTCGCTGCTATAATTGTCGAGGAATGGGCCATTTGGCGAGGGATTGCCGACAACCTAAGAGACCGGATGGAGCCTGTTTCAAGTGTTACAGTGTGGATCACAAGTACCAGCAGTGCCCCAAGCGAAAGACGACGACTATGGTAGCAGCAGTGCTGGACGATAAGGGATCTGGCTCGGAGGAATTGGCAGCGGTCCAAGCTTTGGAAATATGA